The Quercus robur chromosome 3, dhQueRobu3.1, whole genome shotgun sequence DNA segment ACTTGCACAATTGTCAATGGATGGTCCCTCTCCTTTCCTACAGCAAACGACCGAAAAATTAGTTACAACAGTAATAAATATCAAACGTTACATTTCAAGATATGTAAACTACCTGTGGGTTGTGACCCAGCATCACTAGTATGGGCGGCTTGTAGCTCCTCCCCTCTCTGTCGTGAACTCGAGGGTCCTTCGCCGACTTCTACAACTGGCAATCGGCGTTTCTTACCCATTCCTGCGTCTAACaactttacaaaacaaaaaaagtgttaACTATAGACAACAATCAATTGCATAAAATGTAAGTTAAACATTTTTGGGTTCTGACACCCTTTACAATAATTCAACCATATACACGTTTCGTGCACCAAGATAGCCAGAAGAATACTTTATATTAAATGTCGCAATTTTTGTTAGAATTGAGCTGGGTTAGGACCTATGGTAATTAAGATCATGAAGGTAAGATATTAAAGATGATTTTAAAACCCCCATAAATGAACCAATAAAAAGCTAGACTTTGGTATATTTACAATCTGCTACAACTCAtgtaaataaatacaataagaaaaagaaaaagaaaaattgtcagTTTTATATCTCTTAGTTttaagttcaattaaaattgtcAAGAGTCTCATAACTCAATTAGTGTTTTCAAATAAGACATTTAATTATCAAATCTCTTTCCTAATCAATCTAattatccaaagaaaaaaaagataaagtttAGATTGGCATATTATAAAGTTGGTTaggtaaaacaaaaaacatttacaaaaacaagccatgattattttctaatatcaGACTTggtaaagagagagaaatgatagGGCATTCCAAAGATGCCGAAGAGATAGGGTGTTTCACGGAAAACGGAGACAAAAACGGTATTTCTAGCCAATGGGCATAGTCTTGGCTGATTGGAGGGGAGGTTAGTGCGAAGCAAATTGCTAATACACGGGTTCTTTAGTATATAGTCTTGCTGGTTACCATCACTGTCAATCTATATCTGCATTTGAAGAACGCAATTGGCAATATCAACATCATTTGatccaaatttcaaaaatgacATTATAAATAAGTGCGACATAATTATGATCAAACTACCCTATAGTTATGATGATAATCCCCCTAAAAAAAGACCTTAGGGCTAATAACCCCCCACAAAAAACCTTAGGGCTAATAAATTCGTGATCCGAAAAGAAAGACAGTTTTTCTCCTAGTGAATATGAAGAGAAAATGTTTCcaagagaaaattttcaaaattgggttttgatgatttttagAGGAGCAAGTCATGGTCGTTGCCttgtaactaaaaataaataaataaataaaagaaatggagTCTTTTTGGTCTATTCTCATCAACCCCATGTTATGTAGCAACAATAAGCAGTGCCATATGTACTATCGAGTCCTTAATGAGGCTATTA contains these protein-coding regions:
- the LOC126716389 gene encoding uncharacterized protein LOC126716389, translated to MGKKRRLPVVEVGEGPSSSRQRGEELQAAHTSDAGSQPTGKERDHPLTIVQVGQGSSRSRDIMQEELRDAEHARWEEGDDYDDDETQPPSAGSYSYSAKYS